CAGCGGTCTCGGGCAGCGGGTGTGAGCGCAGGAAGCGCAGGTACAGAGGCCAGATCCTCGAGTGCTGTGTGATAGGCAGCGCCCGGAGAGCACGGTCAAAGGTGCGGCGGGTGTGTGTGACGCGGCCCTGGTCCATCAGGAACTGGCAGTAATCTAGCCACAGCCGTGGCATCTAGAGACGTGGGGGGAGGCAGGCAGGTCTGAGCTGCAGGCCTCAGGGTCTGGCCACAAAGACAACAGATGTCCCACAGCCAAGCCGAGCCTGGGGCCTCCACATCGATGAAGCAGGACCCCAACCCTCCCTCCAGAGCTAGGCCCAGCTGAACATCTTGTGCGCACAGACAAAAGAATTCCAATTCCGTCCCTACCATGCTGAGCCCAGCCCCCTGCTTTATCCACCTCCCTGGTCTCTGGGCCCCACCTCCCGACTCATTCCCTGGCCCTGGTCCCGGCCTGTGCTGTGTGCACAGAGGCCCAGCTTCCCACCTTGTGCATGAACACAAAGGCCCTCTCATGGCAGTTGTTCACGTCTTCGTAGGCGGGGTCGGTCACACAGCGATGCTTCACCTGTGCCCGGCGCGCCTTCAGGTAGCGATACCAGAGCTTGTAGCTGGGGTGATGGAGGGGAGATATGCTGACTGGTGGGGTTTATGGATCCCCAGAACGCTTCACCCTGCCCCAGGGCAGAGGGGGTCTGGAGAGGACAAGTCTCAGCAATGGGGGGATGGACTGGGACATCAAGGAAGGTACAGTGATGTGTCAGGGGATTTATAGTCAGTGCTGGACACACAGCCGTCACGAGGGATCTGCTTGCCAGGTCTGCTATGAGAAGGCAGGGTGGGGTGGGCGGGGTAGCTGGAGCTATTCCCACCTGCAGGGCAGCAGCTTGAGTGCCCGCTCATACAATTGATTGAGCCTGGGCTTCGGGGCACCCTGTTTGAACTCGATGTACCGGAGCCAGCATTTGACGGAGAATGGGTTCCGCATGATCTCCTCCTCGTAGGGGAGGTCCTCTTCCTCCTGGCAGGGTCAGGGAAAGGCGAAAACAGAGACCTATCCTCAGAGTCTGAATGCAGAAACACTCCACTGGGCTCAGGTCCAAACTCCAGACCTTTCCCCAGATACCAGTTCCAacgatgtgccttggaagaagtacaaccagaatgctccttagaagcaaggatgacgagactacatctcacatactttggacatgttgtcaggagggatcagtccctggagaaggacatcatgcttggtaaatcagaagatcagtgaaaaagtggaaggtcCTCagcaagacagactgacacagtggctgcaacaacggactcaattACAGCAATAACTCTGCAGAcagcgcagggccaggcagtgtctctttctgttgtgcatacgcttgctatgagtcggaaccgacttgacggcacctaacgacaacactgCCCGCCATCAGAGCCAGGTCACCAGATGCCCAGACATCAGGGCTCTGCTCTAGACCTTTACTCCACAGAATTCTACTGCCCACAACCCATATCAGACTCCTCagttaccagggctccaggccagACAGGGAACTGTCACCCAAACACCAGGCTTTTACTCCTCTGAATCCCACTACCTACAGTCTGATCTAGATCACAAGGCTCTTTACACATCAGGGCCCTGGTCTAGATGTCGGACATCTTCCCTGGACAACACGTCTTTTCACAGATGCCAGGCTTTTGGTCCTTGACAATCCCACTGCCACCACGGGAACCAGATGCACCCAAGACCAGATGGACCTCAGCCACCAGCGCTTTCAGGTCCACATACCAAGGTGTTGACCCTTCAGGATCCAACCTGCCAGGGTCTAGCTCAACTCTGTTCCAGAACTTGGATTCCAAGCCTCTAACTCAGAAGGAGAGCTATGGGCCAGACACCAAGCATCTAACCCTGACACCAAGAGCCTGGTGAAGGTGCCAGACCTCTACTCAAGACATCAAGTCTTTGGGTCTTCAAGATCCCACTGGCCATTGTCGGCCTCAGCTCCATCCCAGACGCCACTGCCAAGTTTTTACTTCCAAGGTTCTCCTAGCCTTTACTCCGTACATGAACGCTCGGGATTAGATGTAGGACCCTACACAGAACCCTAAGCCTTTACCACAAAAACCAGATGCCTAACCTCCAGGTCTTTATCTCTCAAGATTCAGCTATCCAAATAGCTGCCCCGCCCCCATTTCTACCCCAGGCCCAGGACTTCAAGCCTTTAGCCTCGACAGCAGCTCTTTACTCAGGGCACCAGGGTTCCGGCTCCGACACCAGATCTTTACGCCTGACTACCCTAGTCCAGCTATCAAGATGCGGCCTTTGGCCCACTAAAGTACCCCAGCCCTCGGGCCGACATAACTCTGGCCTAGATCCTCCTGCGGCCAGGTCCCGATCCCCTACGGCATCTAGACACCGAAACTCCCACGCAGACCCCTCCCGGCCCCGCCTCGGACTCACGAAAACAAGATCCGGCCGCTCGGGCCGCGACAGTCGCGCCATCACCACCATTTTCCAGTATCTACAGGCAAAAGTCGCATGCTGATGACGTCTACCGCTGAAAGCCCGCCCCTGGGCCAGAAATCGTCTCGTATTGGCTGAACGTTTTCCGATAGCGCAGCCCGCGTTGTTGACGTTCGCTTAGGCGACGTCAACTACCAAAAGCAGAGGAGAGGCGCCCTAAGATTACGTCCTCACAAGGCACATTGACCAATCAGCTTCAGCGGTGGAGCCCTCCAAACACCAATGAGCTGCTGTATTGCTGGAGGGTCTGCTTTGGGCGGAAGGGGCTTTGGAGACTGGAGAAGCAAGATGGGGGTGAAGTTGGAGGTGTTTCGGGTCAGTGAGCGGGGAGCGTGTGAGAGGTTGGGCCGGAGAGGcttcctgggtctgaggaggagGCACTGAAAAGAGGGGTCCAAAGACGGGGCGCTCCGGGGAGAAAGCTCCTGTGATTTGAGAGGGTTTTTTTAACGCTTGGAAACTCAGAAGAGGGGGCCCTGAGTTGGGAGGGCTCGGAGTGGGCGTGTCCGAAGAGGGGCCTCAGAGAGGGATGATCTGAGGAGGGGGCTCTAAGGAGGAAGGCTTCAGACCCTGGGGGAACTCCGGTCTTACAGGAGCGAGCAGTGGGGAGTCTCTGACAGGGAGACGCGTAGACTCAGAGAAGTGGAATCTGAAGAATAAGACCTCCTGGGTTTGGGGGATGCCCCTGGGCTCTGATGGGTAGTGTCTGAGATATGCGATCTGAGGAGATACCTTTAATTGTAGGAGGAGCTCTTGTGCTCCTGGGGCcggggtgtgtgtgtctgtctgtctgtcgtcTGTCTGCCTTTGAGAGGGAGACTCCTGGACTTTGGAGGGGACTCCCAGGAATGAGGTGTCTTGAGATATGGGGACTAGATATTAAGGTGTGAGGCTTTGTACTCCtgttgatgttgtttttgttgttggtttgtggCTCTGAAGAGatcccttgtgttacagagtagagctgctccagaggagtttcttggctgaaatctttacggaagcagatcatcaggcctgtttcTTGCTCAGTGCTGCTGGCtgtgttcaaaccacctaccttttggttagcagccgagagcaaaccatttggggGACTTTGAGGCTCTGTACTCTTGACAGGAGCTCTGGGTTTTTGGAGAGACCCTGAGAAGGAGGTGACTCTGGACTCTGTGGGAGGATGGGGCCTCCAGGCTCTGAGGGACctttgcctctgtgtgtgtgtgtaagtaaaACCTCTGGCTCCTCTCATCCGCCCTCTGCCCTTCCAGATGACGCTCTACCTCACCTTCCCCGTGGCCATGTTCTGGATTTCCAACCAGGCCGAGTGGTTTGAGGGCTATGTCGTAAAGCGCAAGGTGGGCACAGGTTGAGGGTTTGCAGGTTCATTCCAAGGGGTGTTGGAGGGTATGAGGCACCCACCTGCTGGGGGCTATTGTCTGCCTCCATGAGCTGACCctgccctgtgtgtgtgtgggtgggggggcTCTGGCGGCTCCTGGCTTGTGCCCCCAGCTGCGACTTTGTCCCCACAGAGGGAGCTGTGGCCACCTGAGAAGGAGGGCCAGGTAAGTGATGGAGGGGGCGGGGCTCAAATGAAAAGACTACCCGCAGCCTTGACCAGGGAACCAAAAGCAGAGGGGCATGGGCTCCCTTATTGTCCTCTCTCTGAAGGATGACTTTGATCCTTATTGGCACCTGGTTATAACTGAGAGAGGCTTCTAGTATAGACACTGAACTCTGAAGCTCTGGCCTGGGGGGTAGGGGGACCGGGTGGTAGGAGAGGGTCCCAGGCCCTGAGGTGTGTgccctctctttccttcctgtcccacaccccccaccccaccccagcgcCAAGAGCTGGAAGAATTCAAGGAGAGGATACGGCAGCAGCGGGAGGAGAAGCTCCTTCGAGCTGCCCAGCAGAACTCTTGAGGCCTCATGTACTCGAGCCCTAGCCCCTTGGCCCACACAATAATACACGTACTCAGTCCTTTGTTGCTTGTGGAAGtgttttattctttgctttcaggggCCGAGTGGTGCCCAGGACAACTCAGGCCCTCAGGGGGCTTGtgtctggggctgggggctgctgTTCCGACGGAAGCCAAGAGCGGTCGGGTCCTGGGGGGTGAGAAGGGGTTGGGGGCTGAGAGTCCCGGCTCGTTTCTGTGTCCCGTCCTGTGAATGAAGAGGGGGTCAGCCAGGGTGAGAGATCCAGGGCAGTGTAGGCCAgagaagacacagacacagagggtgCAGGTGAGAACCGCGTGTCCTGCCACCCAGCACACAGCTCTGCCCCCACTATCCCTAAGCTTGCTTCTGTGTTTGTCTTTGCTCCCCACCATTTAGGGTGGTCTGGGGTGTGAGACAATGGGTCTTGGGCATCTTGCTCGGATCTTGACTGGAATCCAAACTGTGCATAAGTATGTGTGATGAGGACGTACATGTGTAcggatgtgtgtgtctgtgtgtgagctTCCATGCCCTCCTGGGAGTGTCATCCCAGGAAGGGTGCCTGCTCTCTCCCTTGGGCCTCCCCAAAACCCCCAGACTTGGGGGCAGGAGCCATGGGCCCTAGCCACAGCTCTGACATCAACAggtcactgtgccacctgggaccCCTCTCAGTTTCCCCGCCTGAAGCCGGGTATTGGATCACCCAGGGCCCTGTGACTGGCAGAGCCACAGGGTGGGCACTCTCACTGGGCATCCCTCCTACCTGCTCCAGATAACCACCCAGCCCCAGTGGACAGAGGAGGGAGGTAGTGGGAGCAGAGCTCTGTCCACTCCTGGCTGGGGGGCTGCTATCTCTTCAGCCTCGGCAGAACCTAACCCACCTTGGACCCCAGGGGCTGGAAGCCAGGCAGGGTGCTGACCGTCACACGCTGGTCGTCCATGCGGCGGCCCTGGGTGCTGGCCAGCATGTCCATCAGGTTGTCCATCTCGGGCGCAGGGCCGCCCTCTGCAGGGGTGGAGCCCGTGGGGAGGGATACACAGACTCCAGAGGACACAGCCCCCTCCCACGCCACTCATGTTCTACAGGACCCACCCCTGTGCATGCTTACACCCTGACATGCTTACCACCAGGCTCCCACTGTACACCCATCACCCCTTGCCCCCCAGACACTTAGTTGTCCCCAGACTCCTATGCAGCTGTGTCCCCACTGTAGACCCCCCCCCCAAGGCAGACACGTCCAAGATGGCCACTTGCCCTGAACCCTCAGACAGCATGCCCACTGCCCGTGCCCCCACGCCTGCTCTCACGGCTCTCTGGGGCCTGGTCCGGTCCTGCCTGTAGCGAGCAGCGCTGCTCCTCCATGCGGCCACCCTGCACGTGGCTCAGCAGGTTGAAGAAGCCCTCCTGGTCCGGAGAGCTGGCCTGGGGACAGATAGATAGTCTAGCCGGTCCTTGGGCTCCTGGGCTCCCCAGTACTCTTCCTAGCTAGAGGCTCCCACCCTGACCCCGAGTCGCCCCTCCTTGGCGCTCACCATGCTCCCTGCCGCTGCTCTGCCACTCCGTGGAGCTGCTGCAAATGAGACCTGAGTCTCTTTCCCAGTCCCGGCCCCCGCCCAAGGGGCTAGGCTAGCCTGCCACCTCACGTGGTGCCCCTCCAGGGAGAGGCTGCTGGGTCAGCGTACCCCGTCCTAGATTGATGCCTGACTGGAGGATAGCCTGGGGGCTGGGGCATGGCTCAGAGAACCAGCCCAGGGGCCGCCCCGAGGCCCAGCACGTCTGCCTCACTGGGGGTTGGCTCTgaggaccctgaccctgaccctgacctctgCCTGGAGCTGGAGCTGGGCACGCAGACCCTCATGCCCCCAATACCTCCCTCAGGCAGCAACTGGGTTGGGTATCAGGGGACTTCCCTTACTAACTAGGTGTCCTACAAACTAATTAGTCTTTGTCAGTCACTGGCTCAGACCTGGAGATGCTGGGGGTGTGTGGCAGTGGGGCCTGCTCACCTGGGTGCAGGGGGCCAAGTCCCcgtcctctgccttctcatcttgggcCATCATTGTCCCTGCTCCCCTCCCCTGGTCTCTATCCACCATCCTGCTGGCCTCTGCCCTGGCCCCGTGGCTGAGACGGCTTTTTAAAAGGCCAGGAGGTGGGGGAGTGGATCCCTGCCCGGCCCCAAATCCCTAGCGCACGCCCATCTGCTCCCACCCAAGCTTAAGCCCCATAAAGATGACCCAGATAATTGTTCCTGCAGAACCGTGCTGGGCCTGGGGAGTGGAGGGGGCAGGGTGACCCGAGTTTGGACCTTGTTGGACCCCAAGGACTCAGGTAGGGTAGAGCAGGCCAGGCAGTGTCCCCAAAGCGGGGAGTGGGAGAGGACAGGTGAACAGGTGGGGGGCGGCCAGCTGGGGTAGGGCTGCAGCCCACTGTGAGAAGCAGTGAGACATTCCACCTGACCCCCAAgatgctccccacccccaccggCACCCGTGGCCGCCTCTGCTGGAAGGGCAGTTGCCATCTGCAGGGGTGGGCTAAGGGCAGCTGGACCTGAAGACCCCAACTTCCCTGCACCTTCCTGAGGTACCACGAGCCAGCTCCTTGGCAGTGATTCCAAGGGGTCTCCTGGGTACCCTCCCCTCTACTTACTGTCCCTGGGCTCTAGGTGCTCAGTTCAGGGCCCAGCGATTGGCCTGACAGCAGCCCCAGGGATGAGGCCAACACAATGAGGTCTGGGGTCCCCTGTCCCCTGGCTACCCAAACGTGGGCTGAGCTGTCTCCTCTGACCCACCCAccagccccccccccgccccaccaggTCAGGAGGCTAGACCCTGGGGAGGGAGTAGAGGATCTGAGGaagtccctgcccctcccctacAGCAGTGGCTCTCCCTAGGAGAGGGTGCCACTGGGGAGGACCTCACCCGCTCCCAACGCCCTCCCCGAGGTGCCTTTCGCAAAACCAGTAAGCGTTTCTTTTCAGAATAAATGGGTTGCCTTACACATGCCTTGCACAAGCTCAGCTGTTCTCCCAGGTGCCCCCCCCCCACATCCAGGACCCAAGTGACACTCTCTCCAGAACCCCAAGTCCTCAATGACATCTTGAGCCAAAGAGCCTGGTCTCCCTCAACGAGTACAGACTCACCCCAGGTGAGACCTCCTTGCAGTCTGGCAGCTCCCCCGTGGCCGCCACTGTTTTCGGGATAAAACCCGAACACCTTGGGCTAATACAAATGTTCTGAAATGGATTGTGATCACGGATGCGCAACTCTGAATCGAAAAGTCTCTGAATTGTACCCTTGAAGTGGGCAAGTTGTATGCTGTGGGAATCACGGCTGGAATATACGGTTGTCCACCCACTTTTTCCACCCCTCAGGATCGTTGGGAAGCTACTTTCCTGCTGATAGTGCATGCTGTCACAAGGCCTTTAGGACTGAAACCGAAAAAACAGGCGCATGGCACAAATTACTGTTTCTGCAGGGTGTTGTATGAGGTGTGTGCATTTTTGCTAagacattttgaaaatttttgtttagGTCACCGTATCTCCCTCTGGACTCTGGGGGGCGGGGGTTCAGGGTAGAATTAGTGGGACACCAAATGTCCCCCGGGATTTGGAGGGTAGGATTGTTggagggggcaaaaaaaaaaaaaattccatactaCCTACCGAAAATTCAACAACATTCAATGATTCAGCGTGCTTCCATTAacgaaaacacatggtatcaacaaaacaTTCAAAGCCGAAAATAATTGGGCCTTGAAAGGGTTGAATCTCAACCAACTGTTCAGATTTGACCCAGCCTGTCCCAGTTTTGGCATTAAAAGCCCTGTGTCCCAGGAAACCCTTCAGTCCTGGGCAAACCTGGACGGTTAGTCACTACCTTGTCCTGCAGAGGACTGGCCTCACTTCCCACCCTTGTCCCTTTCCACGCCCACCTCACCCCAGCCTCCTTGTGCTCCTCCAAGCCCATTCCTTGCTTTTCTCTGCTGGGATCCTGCACAGTGGCACCTTAACGTCATCACTCAGATTAAAGTCTGAAGGCCACTCTGTCAGAGAGGCCCTTTGGGACCACCCCTCAGAGGAGCTCCCACGCTATCTCATCACCCTTTATTTGCTTTATGGCTGACTTGTTCATTTACAGCCTTCCCCACTCAACTTTTCAATGGGCAGGGACCCTCTTAGTCTTCTTCCCTGATATACTACGGTCCGTGCCTGTCCCGTGTGTGTGGCAGAGAGCCTGGCACCGGGCAGACTCTTAAGGAACATCAGCAAGTGAGAGAACCAAACCTGTTTTATTTGAGGCCAACTCATGGCGCAGGACCTgccagtgttccgttctgttgtgcatagggtcgctatgagtgggaaccaactcgatggcacctaacaacaacatggcgaccctgtgtgttacagagtagaattcccccagagggttttcttggctgtcatctttagggaATGGAACCTGGTGGCTCAACAGtcaagcgctctgctgctaactgaaaggttgctggttagaacacacccagcagcacttccaggagaaagaccaggtgatctacttttggaaagatttcaaaaaacccaaaaccaaacccattgccatccagtcgattctgactcctagcgaccatataggacagactagaactgccccacagggcttccaaggagtggctggtggattccaactgccgaccttttggtttgcagccgagctcttaaccactgtgcaccagggctccagaagacaggcctggcagtctgcttctggaaggtcacagccttgaaaactctacggagcagttctagtctgcaagcatgggttcgccatgagtcggaatccacgcaAGGGCAACAAGCAACAACAAATCTTAaccgaagcagatcgccaggcctgtcttccacggTGTAGCTGGACGTGctccagccaccaacctttcaattagcagtcgagCTGTTACTATTTGGGTCACTCGGGGACCATTCTAGGCCTCCTCCAGAGTTTATTAGATGCTCCCGGATTCTGCTAAACTGGCGTACTGAAGGTATAGCCACAGACCCAGAGCGCACGGATCGTGGGATTGTGGCCCCGCAGGTACAGAGCAATTGCAGACTGAGTGGTACCTTGCCCAGGAAGATTAAGGCACTGTCACCCTGCGAGGCCACTCGCCCCCTGCTGCACACAAGCAGGAGAAGCGTGTGTCTGTGCTCACATCTGTGTCACGAGGAGGGAGAGTTTTCGGGGCGTGCCCTCCCAGCAATTGCGTGCACGTCGACGTGGACACACTTTCCGGGCGGTTCCGCAGGCCCCTCCGCGCGTCCAGAGGCGGGGCGGGGCCAGGTGCTGAGGGGCGGGGCCAACGTGGATGACGCGACAGGCCCCGCCCCCACCTTGGGACAGACCCggaagcggcggcggcggcgcctcTGGGGAAGATGGCGCCCTCGGGGCTGAAGGCGGTGGTGGGGGAAAGTGAGTGTCCGCCTGGGGCCGGGCTCCTGGTTCTCCCGGGGGACCGGGACTGGAGGCGCACAGGCTCCTGGGACCCCGCCAGCGGGGAGTCGAGGGCGGGGCTCGACGTCTGAGCACCTGGATCCTGGAGGGGGCGGGAGCGGGCTTGGTCCCGGCTGGCCGCCCGGCTTTCCGGGGCCAAAGCGGAACAGAGTTGAAAGTTGGATTTCCGGGACCCAAAGGGCGGGCTGGGGGTGGCGTGGTCCCCTTTGGTCCCAGCGGCAGGCGCTGGGGCCCGGACTCCTAGACCCCTTAGGGTGCCCGCCGGGGCAGGGCACAGTCGGACCCCCAGGCCCTCGGGTCTGTGATCTGGGCAAAGTTCGGAGAGAGGCTGGACTCTTGGGGCCCCAAGGTGTGGATTGGGACTGGCCGGGTGCGCTAGTCACCGATCAGGTGGTGTGAATGCTCGGGGATTCCAAGGGGTGTGTCCAGGCCCCACGGCcccgggggcggggggtgggggtggggaaatgCCTTTCTCATTGGTTCCTAGGAGCCCTTTGCAGCGTGAGGACCCAGGCGTCCAGGTCTCCCAGGTCCGGGCTCTTGGGGGAAGGGGTGGCGGtcgctccctcccccaccccgggTAGTTCCGGCCTCAGCTGCTCCTTCCGCTCTGCTGTTTCTGATAAAAGTGGACATGACACTGTGGCCTGGCAGGGCCGCCCAGTCCCTTCTCGCGCCCTTCCGCTGGGCAGGGCAGAGTGCGGCTCAAACCCTAGCACCTCACCTAGAAGAGGAGCCTCCCAGACAGGGACTAAAGGGGCGACCAGAAAACCGctgatccattttacagataaggaaactgagtctgGAGGTTAGGTGATGGGATGACCACAGCCAGGCATGCCTCAGAGAAGGAACCCAGGGGTCCTGCATTGTAGTTCAGAGGGAACTGATGGAGCGGGGGCCGGAAACCCCCAGAGGAGGAGAGCTTAAAGCAGCCGATGTTGGGGGGGGGTGGCAGCCAGACCTGTATGGGAGCCCTGGTTTTCCGCTTACTCGTTCATCAGAAGCATATTTATCAAATGGCTATTTATGCCCCGGGCACCCTGCCTCAGGTGCTGAGGGTCGTTCGCAAGTTACACATCCTTTTTGaaccccagttttctcatctgtaaattgagagACACTAGCAGCTACTGCACAGGATTAGGGGAGGAGTCTACAGGATTTAAGAGGTGCAGAAGCCTTGGGGGCGTGGCAGGACCAGAGGGCCAGCATCCTGAGCCCACTCCCCCTTTCCCTACAGAAATTCTGAGTGGAGTCATTCGCAGCGTCAAAAAGGATGGGGAGTGGAAGGTAGGGGTGAGGCAGAATGCCTGGGGACCCTTGTCCAGACCCGTGGGTGAGACACTATCTATATTCACTTGAGGTGGGTCCTGGGTCAGTCCACCCCACCCTGCCTTTGAAGCTGGCAGCCCTCCGCGGTCCCTGATTCACCAGGGACGGGGGTGGGTGCAACTGAGGCCTCTTCTGCCCACatgtccatccatctgtcagtccacctgtctgtctgtccatccatttGGACAGGTGCTCATCATGGACCATCCCAGCATGCGCATCTTGTCATCCTGCTGCAAAATGTCAGACATCCTGGCTGAGGGTATCACCAGTAAGTTGACTCCCTGCCCCACGCCCTCTGGGGGGACCTGAGTGTAGGCCCCCCAAATGTGGGTCCCCCAGTCTTCCCCCAAATGGTCCAGAACTCCCAAGTATGTGGCTCCCTGGATATATAGCATCAAGCGTGTGACCCTCCCAAGCATGCTCTTCAGATGTGCAGCCTGAGGGTGGAGCCCTGTGATGTGCAGACCACACATGCAGGGCTCCTGGGCTAGACCCCTAAGGGGTCAGCTGCTCAGAATGTGCAGCCCCTGTGTGTGGAGCACCATGTAGGCCCCCCAGGGTGGACTCTGCATGTGTGTGACCCCCTGAGTGCACAGCCTTTTATGGGAGACCCCCAGGAGGATGTGTCTGCCCACATGGCATTTAGCTCCTTGACCCCTGGGTGTGCACCTCCTGCTTAGGACCCTCAGGGAGTGTGGCCCCTCAGGCATCCGACCCTCCTCCCCAAGTGTCCAGCTCTCCAAGTCTGCAGCCCCCCATGTGCTCCCTGCTCTAATCCCCCCACCCCTGTGCACCCGTTTCTCTGATCCTTCAAGTCGTTGAAGACATCAATAAGCGGCGAGAGcccatccccagcctggaagcCATCTATTTGCTGAGCCCCACAGAGAAGGTGCCTGCAGGAGTGCCGGGGGtctctgtgtgtgcacatgtgtgtactgTATTTGCACATGTACACATTcacgtgtgcatgcatgtgtgttatgtatgtgtgtgcacgtgcctgTAGGTGTGCACGTATACATGTccgtacatatgtgtgtgtacatgtatgagCGTACGTGCATGTGAGTTACATGCACACGTGTATATATGTGGGCACGTGTATGTGCGTGCCTCTGTGCTTGTATGCACACGTATGTGCGGCATGGACAGATAGCAGCTGGGGGCAGGACAGAGGGTGGGTCTAGGGGTGTGGAGCCAGCCTGGAAAGTGATTGCATCCTCCAGTCAGTGCAGGCCCTGATCGCAGACTTCCGGGGCACCCCAACCTTCACCTACAAAGCAGCCCATGTCTTCTTCACTGACAGTAAGTGGGGAGGTCCTGGGGCAGGGAAGCCAGGGAGAGGGGATACGGGGCTGCTCT
This DNA window, taken from Elephas maximus indicus isolate mEleMax1 chromosome 3, mEleMax1 primary haplotype, whole genome shotgun sequence, encodes the following:
- the PCP2 gene encoding Purkinje cell protein 2 homolog, producing the protein MMAQDEKAEDGDLAPCTQASSPDQEGFFNLLSHVQGGRMEEQRCSLQAGPDQAPESQGGPAPEMDNLMDMLASTQGRRMDDQRVTVSTLPGFQPLGSKDGTQKRAGTLSPQPLLTPQDPTALGFRRNSSPQPQTQAP
- the LOC126071592 gene encoding protein PET100 homolog, mitochondrial, whose protein sequence is MSCCIAGGSALGGRGFGDWRSKMGVKLEVFRMTLYLTFPVAMFWISNQAEWFEGYVVKRKRELWPPEKEGQRQELEEFKERIRQQREEKLLRAAQQNS